A single window of Paenibacillus sp. SYP-B4298 DNA harbors:
- a CDS encoding vWA domain-containing protein has translation MQRKLNGLLLLFSLLGAVIGFAAGELMLERLGAAMPRAVAAGLYFGVLAFFIGLFSLIAELISPRLNGSSWRQRYTGLSWKLLLPSTLVLLFVAGALLQLGYQLNLGGIKPAQDIVFALDNSGSMNETDPDSERFAAVERLTATMEEDKRVALLLFADQSEELLAFTAAQSAASQGTIATALAQIGKADGGTNFQSVLADALGVIDVKDQPGRGTAVILLSDGYSDSPIERELEEYRNRQIAIHTIGLNVDNEQGGALLQHIAAQTGGSYSNVTDAVNLTAVFQSIYKMLDDRMLVTQRQGITADSLLYALLRVTALALLGAAIGLGLGLIFDNRFLARSFAIGGAVGGLAAGLILEQGLSGSSMSDLMVRLAAMLVLTAIMSLFTLIVPIRENGRIYRSGGRDAKLSTAPGRSRGGNSGF, from the coding sequence ATGCAGCGCAAATTGAACGGGCTTCTGCTATTGTTCAGTCTGCTTGGTGCAGTCATCGGCTTCGCCGCAGGGGAGCTGATGCTGGAGCGGCTGGGAGCCGCCATGCCACGGGCAGTAGCTGCAGGGCTGTACTTCGGCGTGCTGGCGTTCTTCATCGGGCTGTTCAGCCTGATTGCCGAGCTGATCTCGCCAAGGCTGAACGGCTCCTCATGGCGTCAACGCTACACCGGGCTGTCGTGGAAGCTGCTGCTTCCCTCCACGCTGGTGCTGTTGTTTGTGGCGGGGGCGCTGCTGCAGCTTGGCTATCAGTTGAATCTGGGAGGCATCAAGCCAGCGCAGGACATCGTATTCGCGCTCGACAACTCCGGCAGCATGAATGAGACCGACCCGGATAGCGAGCGCTTCGCCGCAGTGGAGCGGCTGACCGCGACGATGGAGGAGGATAAGCGGGTAGCGCTGCTGCTGTTCGCTGACCAGAGCGAGGAGCTACTGGCATTCACGGCGGCACAGTCAGCGGCTTCACAGGGTACGATCGCAACTGCCTTGGCGCAGATTGGCAAGGCCGACGGCGGCACGAACTTTCAGAGCGTGCTGGCGGATGCACTGGGGGTCATCGATGTCAAGGATCAGCCAGGACGCGGGACAGCGGTAATTCTACTGTCGGATGGCTATAGCGATTCCCCGATCGAGCGCGAGCTGGAGGAGTATCGCAACCGGCAGATAGCGATTCATACCATCGGTCTGAATGTTGACAATGAGCAGGGCGGCGCACTGCTGCAGCACATTGCGGCACAGACTGGCGGGTCATACTCCAATGTGACGGATGCGGTCAATCTGACAGCGGTATTCCAGTCCATCTATAAGATGCTCGATGACCGGATGCTAGTGACGCAGCGCCAAGGAATTACGGCAGATAGCCTGCTGTATGCGCTGCTGCGTGTGACGGCGCTGGCATTGCTGGGCGCTGCGATCGGCCTGGGGCTTGGACTTATCTTCGATAACCGCTTTCTGGCGCGCAGCTTCGCGATAGGCGGAGCGGTCGGAGGGCTGGCTGCCGGTCTTATCTTGGAGCAGGGATTGTCCGGGAGCAGCATGTCAGACCTCATGGTGCGGCTGGCGGCTATGCTGGTGTTGACGGCGATCATGTCCTTGTTCACGCTGATCGTTCCTATACGGGAGAACGGTCGCATCTACCGCAGTGGCGGACGCGATGCGAAGCTGTCGACCGCTCCGGGCAGATCGCGGGGGGGCAACAGCGGCTTCTAG
- a CDS encoding tubulin-like doman-containing protein, which produces MKPIVREHIQQLDVSLGGGIVSEKIRVDTIDNPILIIGLGGTGIDALLRLKYQINRRFRLPEDAASRRKRDKPDNVEFLAFETNEQDRNKKYKGIGLDPINEFVLLSNPEVGGLLQNRSILEPYITEWLSPELSITDGMNGAAGVRQAGRLLLFTKINQVVQSIDKKIKTLSVGTNKKLMVFLLTGLSGGTGSGSFLDISYIVRGIIERDHGAGGVDRVNILGYLFTPDINLANKSLSEHTREYIKKNGYAALKELDYWMNVDARGDRFKQQYGSILSVNSPLPPFNLCHLISATNTEGKLLENAYDYCMNVTAENITNFMASEDKQSGEEFAIHDYISNIRTNIAQMNKLYPANYDYNIIGASSAVLPIEEMTTYLAYRLFNKMDKMFAKQPSQEDVEKFARKLGVDLDSMVKNFESRVPEPLPGYENSERLSYANVIKLQVVNMDTELEQSFLTRAREEYIKAKKQLPGEIVQQFTEQIRRMFLHPEQGPFYVSRLLYNEKGFCLLKMLLSYIETLRESQTRLPRDIEAAREQAEERMGDAKSAFVSKDKKKNYYIEAKINEYWLHADVERMEQMIEFYEDLYELLNNENNRIYKVFTEILNVLNSIFSKNGDLLLSGDEQLDHRGNKTYYWNLVNVPDISDMITRMMDKRDGDDLIRDFAQELLNRSNQWVKEQEIDIIGSISEFLTEKFGDLITKSMEEFLVLKYGNDEPVEKFVERQIASKLDEEAIPVFHLSNSSGNLHFPSWGFVSVPVKAPSILKGIRNYQNNALGKSHFTIKESEVKNRIFWLNTKNGVPLFVYTPLRVYEESYERTILDKEGIGRHLVQTDKVNWTYLPSPIPEKSWGDTYMNARVQAYNARVRAEFDRALALGIIVEKGQDNTTSSRYSVRFTQPFQLEELLSGYAMQSSTGKPNLGEVKRAQAELRRLLAEGLPQAGEKDIFGSLNEELAKENLIRSPELLLRVRQELAAYEAIESKARELEQLLDAHQSEGRAMDQFIEALYTGTIAKKGALYVYDRDPEEEPWSPFANLMKSGGFVEFEVYESFGRLEDKQRAALLRKASRRVNDLTAAEDTAPLVAKLEELYGSFLDARERLEYERIELARGEEMYLFYREMASRLHDILRRLR; this is translated from the coding sequence ATGAAACCAATCGTCAGAGAGCATATACAGCAATTGGATGTATCGCTTGGAGGCGGCATCGTCAGCGAAAAGATCAGGGTCGATACGATCGACAATCCGATACTGATCATCGGGCTGGGAGGCACAGGCATCGACGCGCTGCTGCGTCTCAAATACCAGATCAACCGCCGCTTCCGCCTGCCGGAGGACGCGGCTTCCAGACGCAAGCGGGACAAGCCCGATAACGTGGAATTTCTCGCGTTCGAGACGAATGAGCAGGATCGCAACAAGAAATACAAAGGCATCGGGCTCGATCCGATCAATGAATTCGTGCTGCTGTCTAACCCTGAGGTGGGAGGGCTACTGCAAAACCGCAGCATTCTGGAGCCTTACATTACAGAGTGGCTCTCGCCGGAGCTGTCGATTACCGATGGCATGAACGGCGCGGCAGGTGTGCGCCAGGCGGGACGGCTGCTGCTGTTCACGAAGATCAATCAGGTGGTTCAGAGCATCGACAAGAAGATCAAGACGCTGTCGGTCGGCACGAACAAGAAGCTGATGGTGTTCCTGCTGACCGGCTTGTCAGGCGGAACAGGGAGCGGCAGCTTCCTCGACATCTCTTATATCGTGCGCGGCATTATCGAGCGTGATCATGGGGCGGGGGGCGTTGACCGGGTCAATATCCTGGGTTATCTGTTCACGCCGGATATTAACCTGGCGAACAAGAGCCTGAGTGAGCATACCCGCGAATATATCAAGAAGAACGGCTATGCTGCGCTCAAGGAGCTGGACTACTGGATGAATGTGGATGCCCGCGGCGATCGGTTCAAGCAGCAGTACGGCAGCATTCTCAGTGTGAATTCGCCATTGCCGCCATTCAATCTATGCCATCTGATCTCCGCGACCAACACGGAGGGCAAGCTGCTGGAGAATGCCTATGATTATTGCATGAATGTCACGGCGGAGAACATTACGAACTTCATGGCGAGCGAGGATAAGCAGTCGGGCGAGGAGTTTGCCATTCATGACTATATCAGCAACATCCGCACCAATATCGCCCAGATGAACAAGCTTTACCCGGCGAATTATGACTACAACATTATTGGAGCGTCATCGGCAGTGCTGCCGATTGAGGAGATGACCACCTATCTGGCTTATCGGCTGTTCAACAAGATGGATAAGATGTTCGCCAAGCAGCCGAGCCAGGAGGATGTTGAGAAGTTTGCCCGCAAGCTGGGTGTCGATCTGGATTCCATGGTCAAAAACTTCGAGTCGCGGGTGCCGGAGCCGCTGCCTGGCTATGAGAACAGCGAGCGCCTGAGCTACGCCAATGTGATCAAGCTGCAGGTTGTCAATATGGACACCGAGCTGGAGCAGAGCTTTCTGACACGGGCGCGCGAGGAATATATCAAGGCGAAGAAGCAGCTCCCGGGTGAGATTGTGCAGCAGTTCACCGAGCAGATTCGCCGCATGTTCCTTCATCCAGAGCAGGGGCCGTTCTATGTGTCGCGGCTGCTCTATAACGAGAAGGGCTTCTGCCTGCTGAAGATGCTGCTCTCCTACATCGAGACGCTGCGCGAGAGCCAGACGCGGCTGCCGCGCGACATCGAAGCGGCTCGCGAGCAGGCGGAGGAGCGGATGGGCGATGCGAAGAGCGCCTTCGTGTCCAAGGACAAGAAGAAAAACTACTATATCGAAGCCAAAATTAATGAATACTGGCTGCATGCCGACGTCGAGCGGATGGAGCAGATGATTGAATTCTATGAGGATCTGTACGAGCTGCTCAATAATGAGAACAACCGCATCTACAAGGTCTTCACTGAAATTTTGAATGTGCTGAACAGCATCTTCTCCAAAAATGGCGATCTCTTGCTGAGCGGAGACGAACAGCTCGATCACCGCGGCAACAAGACCTACTATTGGAATCTGGTCAACGTGCCGGATATATCGGATATGATTACTCGCATGATGGACAAGCGGGATGGCGACGATCTGATCCGCGACTTCGCCCAGGAGCTGCTGAACCGTTCCAATCAATGGGTGAAGGAGCAGGAGATCGACATTATTGGCTCCATCTCGGAGTTTCTGACGGAGAAGTTCGGCGACCTGATCACGAAGTCGATGGAGGAGTTTCTCGTTCTCAAGTATGGCAATGATGAGCCGGTGGAGAAATTCGTCGAACGACAGATTGCCAGTAAGCTGGATGAGGAGGCCATCCCGGTGTTCCATCTGAGCAACAGCTCGGGCAACCTCCACTTTCCATCGTGGGGCTTCGTCTCCGTGCCCGTCAAGGCGCCGAGCATCCTCAAGGGAATCCGCAACTACCAGAACAATGCGCTGGGCAAATCGCACTTCACGATCAAGGAGAGCGAAGTGAAGAACCGGATCTTCTGGCTCAATACGAAGAACGGGGTGCCTCTGTTCGTCTACACGCCGCTACGGGTATATGAGGAGAGCTACGAGCGGACGATTCTGGACAAGGAGGGCATCGGGCGCCATCTGGTACAGACGGATAAGGTGAACTGGACCTATCTGCCGTCTCCGATCCCGGAGAAATCCTGGGGCGATACGTACATGAACGCGCGGGTGCAGGCCTATAACGCACGGGTACGCGCCGAATTCGATCGGGCGCTGGCGTTGGGCATCATCGTGGAGAAGGGGCAGGATAACACGACCAGCAGCCGCTACTCTGTACGGTTCACACAGCCCTTCCAACTGGAGGAGCTGCTGTCCGGCTACGCGATGCAGTCATCCACCGGCAAGCCGAATCTGGGCGAGGTGAAGCGCGCGCAGGCCGAGCTGCGCAGGCTGCTGGCTGAAGGGCTTCCTCAGGCCGGGGAGAAGGATATATTCGGCAGTCTGAATGAGGAGCTGGCGAAGGAGAATCTGATCCGCTCGCCGGAGCTGCTGCTGCGGGTGCGCCAGGAGCTGGCCGCATACGAGGCGATAGAGTCGAAGGCGCGCGAGCTGGAGCAACTGCTCGATGCTCATCAGAGCGAGGGGCGGGCGATGGATCAGTTCATCGAGGCGTTGTACACGGGCACCATTGCCAAGAAGGGGGCGCTCTACGTGTATGACCGCGACCCGGAGGAGGAGCCATGGTCGCCGTTCGCCAATCTGATGAAGAGCGGCGGCTTCGTGGAGTTCGAGGTGTACGAGAGCTTCGGGCGGCTGGAGGACAAGCAGCGGGCGGCATTGCTCCGCAAGGCGTCCCGTCGTGTCAACGATCTGACCGCAGCGGAGGATACTGCGCCGCTGGTAGCGAAGCTGGAGGAGCTGTACGGCTCGTTCCTGGATGCCCGCGAGCGGCTGGAGTATGAGCGGATCGAGCTGGCCAGAGGCGAGGAGATGTACCTATTCTATCGGGAGATGGCAAGCAGATTGCATGACATCCTCAGAAGGTTGAGATAG
- a CDS encoding beta-mannanase, with protein sequence MRYIEATSGTPMISDLSCQVQEDRCVLRWHWPPGLRAVYIARTAADIAPQAAHQPGSGLKLYTREEYKANGGYSTRLEGIGRYLYTVYAVLEEDGEPLLVRQPAGDNEIAVSTGRAKIRYAVQYKNSWFKPVKAVTIRIAAEVPVPKEALCYVKKQGSAPASRDDGMMYPFVSDFDAGATVLPPIEVGKQEYVRLFLSDGKQYGQLYELIPM encoded by the coding sequence ATGAGATATATTGAGGCAACGTCTGGCACGCCTATGATTTCGGATCTGTCCTGCCAGGTTCAGGAGGATCGCTGTGTGCTTCGATGGCATTGGCCTCCAGGGCTAAGGGCGGTCTATATTGCCAGGACGGCGGCAGACATCGCTCCACAGGCAGCACATCAGCCCGGCAGCGGGCTGAAGCTGTATACGAGAGAGGAATACAAGGCCAACGGCGGGTACTCTACGCGTCTGGAGGGGATTGGGCGGTACCTGTATACCGTCTACGCCGTGCTGGAGGAAGACGGCGAGCCGCTGCTTGTGCGGCAGCCTGCCGGGGATAATGAGATTGCAGTCAGCACCGGCAGAGCGAAGATACGCTATGCTGTGCAGTACAAGAACAGTTGGTTCAAGCCGGTAAAGGCAGTGACGATCCGCATCGCCGCGGAGGTGCCTGTGCCTAAGGAGGCACTATGCTATGTGAAGAAGCAGGGGAGTGCGCCAGCGAGTCGCGACGACGGGATGATGTACCCGTTTGTCTCCGATTTCGATGCTGGGGCAACGGTTCTGCCTCCGATTGAGGTGGGCAAGCAGGAGTATGTCCGACTGTTCTTGTCCGATGGCAAGCAGTACGGGCAACTGTATGAGCTGATTCCAATGTAA
- a CDS encoding TRAFAC clade GTPase domain-containing protein has protein sequence MGIMDWFKKRPQQQARPLYYDIVCPYCFSKFSPDEVVFRATHHRDDDEDYALGEDEKLNRYRERFGLDWVHDMEAVLDPRDVPEEYLHYSDHVLIGLTDRYGELTRRRLCPSCHNELPVTAGKVPSNIISIIGASQVGKSVYMTSLIHTLQHTTADHFHAACMPLNAEISRKFRSNYEEPLFERGDLLASTQKEKMQEPFIFQFVFKDDTKPPLTLVFFDVAGEGMVEQDYLGLHGQHIKNSAGILLLVDPLQIRSIREKIRMQFGSKPGEWVSQYDEPRDVVLTLFGDFIAYQENNKTDIPTAVVLTKSDMLHNLKDEDGEYIKSNSNVFHNVVHRNYFNFTEFENIDGEIRRFIEKVDRPFKGTMDVYFKETAYFAVSALGSNPVDQRMQTVVSPIRVDEPFVWLLYKLNYIEGRREL, from the coding sequence ATGGGAATAATGGATTGGTTCAAGAAGCGGCCGCAGCAGCAGGCTCGGCCTTTATATTATGATATTGTATGCCCCTACTGCTTCAGCAAGTTTTCTCCAGATGAGGTGGTGTTCCGCGCGACCCACCATCGGGATGATGATGAGGATTATGCGCTGGGTGAGGACGAGAAGCTCAATCGGTATCGCGAGCGCTTCGGGCTGGATTGGGTGCATGATATGGAAGCTGTACTCGATCCGCGCGACGTGCCTGAGGAGTATCTTCATTATTCCGACCATGTGTTGATTGGGCTAACCGATCGCTATGGGGAGCTGACGCGTCGCAGATTGTGTCCGAGCTGTCATAATGAGCTGCCTGTCACCGCTGGGAAGGTGCCGAGCAATATTATCTCGATCATCGGAGCCTCGCAAGTCGGCAAGTCGGTCTACATGACCTCCCTAATTCACACGCTGCAGCATACGACCGCTGATCATTTCCACGCGGCTTGTATGCCGCTCAATGCGGAGATTAGCCGTAAATTCCGAAGCAATTATGAGGAGCCGCTGTTTGAACGCGGTGACCTGCTGGCTTCGACGCAGAAGGAAAAGATGCAAGAGCCGTTCATCTTCCAGTTTGTATTCAAGGATGATACGAAGCCGCCGCTCACGCTTGTTTTTTTTGATGTCGCAGGCGAGGGCATGGTGGAGCAGGACTATCTGGGACTGCATGGCCAGCATATCAAAAATTCCGCGGGCATTTTGCTGCTGGTTGATCCGCTGCAGATCCGCTCGATTCGCGAGAAAATACGTATGCAATTCGGCAGCAAGCCGGGAGAATGGGTATCGCAATACGATGAGCCGCGGGATGTGGTGCTTACGCTGTTCGGCGACTTTATTGCTTACCAGGAGAATAACAAGACCGATATTCCGACGGCTGTTGTGCTGACCAAAAGCGACATGCTGCATAATCTGAAGGACGAGGATGGGGAATACATCAAGTCCAACAGCAATGTGTTCCATAATGTGGTGCATCGCAACTATTTTAACTTCACTGAATTTGAAAATATCGACGGCGAGATTCGCCGCTTCATAGAGAAGGTTGATCGTCCCTTCAAGGGAACGATGGATGTCTATTTCAAGGAAACGGCGTACTTCGCCGTATCTGCATTGGGAAGCAACCCGGTGGATCAGAGGATGCAGACCGTAGTCAGCCCGATCCGTGTCGATGAGCCGTTCGTCTGGCTGTTGTACAAGCTCAATTATATTGAGGGGAGAAGAGAGCTATGA
- a CDS encoding transcription initiation factor TFIID, producing MRAMLERYAAEYAAAEQRQSGRGDDQSSIHYPTVFLFIGDLAAEAIEPMILAHRQRWDNSEGVVYLHVGVSGLQGAAGSIREEHSRADTGGAEERSVLVRRTGSDSPAEAQAGGSAPGGRAPAAAHSAAEPKITETAAQAAIVGRQQEAALIRVQLARLAPALEDSRSMRRELGRLFHEERSCLAELNRAFRRVGDIIADYGRMYVSFDRLHLAVITRADDSLNVLVPDIALLAESILMQSFKSVQKDLYVLLNEREQSDHYAMAGAVGVSFLREVEAMQQSDYTYTAQLRVTGDGLSIPVSHPPSPLFDLVYMLSDRNEKGVAAWNGMETNYAIISHIMLLKNRQRKEAAEAMQGAVYNNAAFRSSLLADSGRYGLVSAGLAVVNRPNEAIALTVLYHFTRQLMQRLKQVHEPEPRERLAFFAVDPLSLSELLGRLLPPREQVGDMNALLTRSGVKYEHIRRMTLREAEQELFGDSCERFFETHFRAAARERLAMLQPQELLRGALARQLSQWPQISFIQLAAWTNEQGGADTVLHMLHTRMRDMAREQEQLRDEWEQYKYTQVEELRFQRLPMMDKHNLRAFLRQFFEQVYQRAWSLLELETELAVCRMLAGAIEELHEQYQAQVRELEWLADTFREAALAAIERTDRYTGQNIFEYYDRVTAEVMLELENRRGAGIWFDDRYVGGISRQLEEGASKLAQRLMIICRKEVLGASPFSRTFEEELLDRANVSIEYSNRQALSKEELFGRLMRTLDEQAAINIRLLDYTHEHRYEEQYLFGDGRSEFVRYALKEGEGSLVHRLGCVHERRTSGVDKLSLMGGFHVEDLMFYRNSRVYYETYAQKGCQLHYMEQDKLPQLR from the coding sequence ATGAGAGCGATGCTGGAACGGTATGCGGCCGAATATGCGGCGGCCGAGCAACGGCAGAGCGGACGCGGGGATGATCAGAGCAGCATCCATTACCCGACGGTATTCCTGTTCATCGGTGATCTGGCTGCCGAGGCGATCGAGCCGATGATCCTTGCCCATCGCCAGAGATGGGACAATAGTGAGGGAGTCGTCTACCTTCATGTGGGCGTAAGCGGTCTGCAAGGGGCGGCAGGGTCTATCCGTGAGGAGCACAGCCGCGCAGACACGGGCGGCGCGGAGGAACGCTCCGTGCTCGTCCGGCGTACAGGATCAGACAGCCCAGCGGAAGCTCAAGCCGGGGGTAGCGCTCCAGGGGGGCGGGCACCTGCTGCTGCGCATAGCGCCGCGGAGCCGAAGATAACGGAGACTGCGGCGCAGGCAGCGATCGTGGGGAGGCAGCAGGAAGCAGCGCTTATTCGCGTGCAGCTTGCACGGCTCGCTCCGGCGCTGGAGGATAGCCGCAGTATGCGCCGTGAGCTGGGACGGCTGTTCCATGAGGAGCGCAGTTGTCTGGCGGAGCTGAACCGTGCCTTTCGGAGGGTCGGTGACATCATCGCAGACTATGGGCGAATGTATGTGTCGTTCGACCGTCTGCATCTGGCGGTCATTACGCGAGCTGATGATTCGCTTAATGTGCTGGTCCCGGACATTGCTCTGCTCGCGGAGTCGATTCTGATGCAATCATTCAAGTCGGTGCAGAAGGATCTGTACGTGCTATTAAATGAACGGGAGCAATCGGATCACTATGCAATGGCTGGCGCGGTCGGCGTCAGCTTTCTGCGTGAAGTGGAGGCGATGCAGCAGTCCGACTACACCTATACGGCGCAGCTTAGGGTGACAGGAGATGGACTGTCCATCCCGGTCAGTCATCCGCCCTCGCCGCTGTTCGATCTGGTCTATATGCTGTCGGACCGCAACGAGAAGGGCGTCGCCGCCTGGAATGGCATGGAGACCAATTATGCGATTATCAGCCACATCATGCTGCTGAAGAACAGACAGCGGAAGGAAGCGGCTGAGGCGATGCAGGGCGCGGTGTACAACAATGCTGCGTTCCGCAGCAGCCTGCTGGCGGACTCCGGGAGGTATGGTCTGGTCTCGGCTGGACTGGCGGTTGTCAACCGGCCTAACGAGGCGATTGCGCTGACGGTGCTCTATCATTTCACCCGTCAGCTCATGCAGCGGCTGAAACAGGTGCACGAGCCGGAGCCGCGCGAGCGCCTGGCCTTCTTCGCCGTCGATCCGCTCTCGCTGTCCGAGCTGCTCGGACGGCTTCTGCCGCCGCGGGAGCAGGTGGGCGATATGAACGCGCTGCTGACCCGCAGCGGCGTCAAGTATGAGCACATTCGGCGCATGACGCTGAGGGAGGCAGAGCAGGAGCTGTTCGGAGATAGCTGTGAGCGGTTCTTCGAAACGCATTTCCGTGCAGCGGCGCGTGAACGGCTGGCTATGCTCCAGCCGCAGGAGCTGCTGAGGGGTGCGCTTGCGCGGCAGCTCTCGCAGTGGCCGCAGATCAGCTTTATCCAACTGGCAGCCTGGACGAATGAGCAAGGCGGAGCGGATACCGTACTGCATATGCTGCATACACGTATGAGGGATATGGCGCGTGAGCAAGAGCAGCTCCGGGATGAATGGGAGCAGTACAAGTATACACAGGTGGAGGAGCTGCGCTTTCAGAGGCTGCCCATGATGGATAAGCATAATCTGCGCGCGTTCCTGAGGCAGTTCTTCGAGCAGGTGTATCAGCGCGCCTGGTCGCTGCTGGAGCTGGAGACGGAGCTTGCTGTCTGCCGCATGCTTGCTGGAGCAATAGAGGAACTGCATGAGCAATACCAGGCTCAGGTTCGCGAGCTGGAATGGCTGGCGGACACCTTCCGCGAGGCTGCGCTGGCTGCGATCGAGCGGACCGACCGTTATACCGGGCAGAACATCTTCGAGTATTACGATCGGGTAACGGCAGAGGTGATGCTGGAGCTGGAGAACCGTCGCGGCGCTGGAATCTGGTTCGATGATCGCTATGTGGGCGGCATTAGCCGTCAGTTAGAGGAGGGGGCTAGCAAGCTGGCACAGCGGCTGATGATCATCTGCCGCAAGGAGGTGCTGGGGGCTTCGCCGTTCTCGCGCACCTTCGAGGAGGAGCTGCTCGACCGGGCGAATGTATCGATCGAGTACAGCAATCGTCAGGCGCTGTCCAAGGAGGAGCTGTTCGGCCGGCTGATGCGAACGCTGGATGAGCAGGCAGCCATCAATATCCGGTTGCTCGACTATACACATGAGCATCGCTATGAGGAGCAATATCTGTTCGGAGATGGCCGCAGCGAGTTCGTGCGGTATGCGCTCAAGGAAGGGGAGGGCTCGCTCGTCCACAGGCTGGGCTGCGTGCATGAGAGGCGCACCAGCGGCGTAGATAAGCTGAGCCTGATGGGCGGCTTCCATGTGGAGGATCTGATGTTCTATCGCAACAGCAGAGTGTATTATGAGACCTATGCGCAGAAGGGCTGTCAGTTGCATTATATGGAGCAGGATAAGCTTCCGCAGCTACGCTAA